A window of the Streptomyces griseochromogenes genome harbors these coding sequences:
- a CDS encoding tetratricopeptide repeat protein, which translates to MYGKAFAPEYQGALTTLSVNSSLVDVLAEGTERLREAERSGLPEEAARCGLAVAEAHRRLGQIREADLAWKASYRSARAAEDTGAMAWALWSGGTLARQRGAFPLAWRLLGLAAELGERGGDIVVRGYSLAGLAETGRIQGDYEAVGRLHEQLLAEARRRGEARHTVWALEGIAQMHRNTGDYDKAYALFEEAAEIAGRADDRRGHAWALRGLADVLSVRDKDTERALELLARAEATCRAMNLSSALAYNHKMRGNVFYRAGRYAEARELYELALDEFRAMSEPRGEALSRLGLAKALAHLGRDRAETAAELADLAQVLERSGLRHAREMVTRAQAEFGLDAEVAR; encoded by the coding sequence ATGTACGGCAAGGCTTTCGCCCCGGAGTACCAGGGCGCCCTGACCACCCTCTCCGTGAACTCCTCGCTGGTCGACGTGCTGGCCGAGGGCACCGAGCGGCTGCGCGAGGCCGAGCGGTCCGGACTGCCCGAGGAGGCGGCCCGCTGCGGGCTCGCCGTCGCCGAGGCCCACCGGCGGCTCGGCCAGATACGGGAGGCCGACCTGGCCTGGAAGGCGAGCTACCGGTCGGCCCGGGCGGCCGAGGACACCGGCGCGATGGCATGGGCGCTGTGGAGCGGAGGCACCCTCGCCCGGCAGCGCGGGGCGTTCCCGCTGGCCTGGCGGCTGCTCGGGCTCGCGGCCGAACTCGGCGAGCGGGGCGGGGACATCGTTGTCCGCGGCTACTCGCTGGCGGGCCTCGCGGAGACGGGCCGTATCCAGGGCGACTACGAGGCGGTCGGCCGCCTGCACGAGCAGCTGCTGGCCGAGGCCCGCCGGCGCGGGGAGGCCCGGCACACGGTGTGGGCCCTGGAGGGCATCGCGCAGATGCACCGCAACACCGGCGACTACGACAAGGCCTACGCCCTGTTCGAGGAGGCGGCGGAGATAGCCGGGCGGGCCGACGACCGGCGCGGCCACGCCTGGGCACTGCGCGGACTCGCCGACGTGCTCTCCGTCCGCGACAAGGACACCGAGCGCGCGCTGGAGCTGCTGGCGCGGGCCGAGGCCACCTGCCGGGCGATGAACCTGTCCAGTGCGCTCGCCTACAACCACAAGATGCGCGGAAACGTCTTCTACCGGGCCGGGCGCTACGCCGAGGCCCGGGAGCTGTACGAGCTGGCCCTCGACGAGTTCCGGGCGATGAGCGAACCCCGCGGCGAGGCGCTCTCCCGCCTCGGCCTCGCCAAGGCGCTGGCCCACCTCGGCCGCGACCGCGCCGAGACGGCGGCCGAACTCGCCGATCTGGCACAGGTGCTGGAGCGCAGCGGGCTGCGCCACGCGCGGGAGATGGTGACGCGGGCGCAGGCGGAGTTCGGCCTGGACGCGGAGGTGGCACGGTGA